A region of the Deinococcus depolymerans genome:
CTCCAAAGAATGGTTCCATAACGCTCCGCAAGCGGAGCGGTATCGATGTGTTTGATGCCTTGCTTGCGCATGGCTGTACCCATTGGGTACCGTTTTGACTTCATCCCGAAAGACTCTGTCCGTTTCGCGAATCTGGAGAACACCGGGGTGGTGTTCCGCTCGCCCAGCCCTGTCGGACTGGCCTTTGCATCTCAAGTATCTCTCGTTGTCATGCTTCGCGGAGCTTTGGAGGCTCCTTCGTTGCGTCCGGATCTCCTTCAGCAACTCAGTGAGTATAGGCGCTTCTTAAAAGCTTGTCAACACCCTACTCATCCTTCTTGAGCATCCGAGGCGCAGGGTCACTTGCGTTTCCCGGCGCGCTCCCTGGACCGGTCAGCCTCTCAACACGAGAGACCCACCTCAAGAAGCCTGTCCACAACCCACCAGGGCGGCAGACAGGCCTTAAAAGGTATCCGCCACCCTGCAAACTGTCAAGGGGCCGTCAGGAGCGGGCGACCGCCGCGCGCGCCCCGGTCGGCGGACCCGGGAACGGTCAGGGCCGCGCCCCTCACCTGCCGCTCTCGTCCCCGCGGGAGCGGGACCCGCCGGGCCCGGCCGGCTTACGTTTGCGCGAGGTTCCGTCGTCCGCAGCGCGCTTCTCACGGGCCGGCCGGGGCTTCCTCGGGACCCAGGTCCCCTGCATGACCGCGTCCGCCTGCGCGTCATCCAGCTCTGCAGGAATGACCTCCGTGGGCAGCGGGACGCTCTGCCCCCCGCGGACCAGATGCGGTCCACTGCCCGTCGCGCGGAGCCGCGTGGCCTCCAGGTGAGGCAGCGGCAGACTCGGCGCGTCCCGCGACGCCCGCCGGATCGTCGGCGCCAGCCCCTGGGTCCAGAAGCGCGTCAGGTACGCCACGCGCGTCGTTCCCCCGGCCGCCACGTCGTCCAGCCCGGCCTCCATGGTCGCCGTGAAGTCCCCACGCATCACCTCCGGCACCTGCCGCGCCAGGTACGTCGCCACCAGCAGCCCCACCGCCGTCACGGACAGGTGCCGGCCGGTCAGGCGGACGTACCCGCGCGTCTGGAGGGTCGCGAGCGTCTGCGCGTACGTGCTCGGCCGCCCGATTCCCGCCTTCTCCATCGCCTGCACCAGCGTCGCCTCGGAGTACCGCGTCGGGGCGGACGTCTTCTTCCCCTCCGGCGGTCTGGCCTTGAGTGGCACCTGCTGCCCCACCTGGAGGGCCGGGAGGCGCTGATCGTCCTTCTCCTCGTCCTCCTCCTGCAGGAGTTGCAGGTACCCCGCCTCCTTCAGCACCCGCCCCTGGGCGCTCAGGGTGGCCGCGCCGCAGGTCAGGGTCACCACCGTCCTGTCGAACACCGCATCATTCATCTGGGACGCCACGGTGCGCTGGTAGATCAGGGTGTACACCGCCAGCTCGTCCCCGCCCAGTCCCACGGTGTCCGGGGGGCGCCAGGTCGTCCCGGACGGGCGGATCGCCTCGTGGGCCTCCTGCGCATTCTTGTTCCGGGTCGCGTACTGCCGGGGCTGTGCGGGCACGGCCGCCGGGCCGAAGAGGCGCGTGGCTTCCCGCCGCGCCTCGGTCAGCGCCTCGTCCGACAGGGCCGGGGAATCGGTGCGCATGTAGGTGATGTACCCGCCCTCGTACAGCCGCTGCGCGGTGTCCATGACCTGTTTGGCGCTGAGGTTGAGCCGCCCGCCCGCCTGCTGCAGGGTGCTGGTGATGAACGGCGGTGCGGGCCGTGAGCGGGTCTCGGTCACCTCCACGTGCGTCACACTGGCTTCCCGGCCGTCCAGGTAGGCGCTCAGGGCGCGGGCCTGTTCGTCCGTCATCTCCAGCACCCGCACGCCGCCCTTCAGCACGCCGTCCTGGGTGTAGTCGCCTGCCCGCGCGACCGGCAGGCCCTGCGGGTGCTCGCTGCTGCGGACCTGCGTGACGGTTGCCGTGAACTTCGGGCGGGTCAGGACGTCCGCGCGGATCGACCAGAACGTCGCGGGCCTGAAGCGCATGCGGGCCATCTCCCGCTGAGACAGCAGCATCAGCGCCGCGCTCTGCACGCGCCCCGCGCTGAGCCCGCCGCCCACGCTGCCCCACAGCAGCGGACTGACCCCGTACCCCACCAGCCGGTCGATGACCCGGCGGGCCTCCTGCGCCGCCACGAGGTGCAGGTCCAGCGGCCTCGTCCTCTGCAGCGCCGCCTGAAGGGCCTCAGCGGTGATCTCGGTGAAGACCATGCGGGTGGGCTGATCGATCTTCAGCAGGCGGCTGAGGTGGTATGAGATCGCCTCGCCCTCGCGGTCCATGTCCGACGCGAACAGCACCCGGTCGGCCCGTGCCGCGAGCTGCTGGAGTTCCTTCACGGTGGCCCGCTTACCGGCCGGCACGACGTAGATGGGCGCGAAGGTCTCGGGATTCACACCCAGCGCCGCCCAGGGTTCGGCGCGGTACCGCTCGGGAATCTCGCCTTTCGAGCCCGGCAGGTCGCGCACGTGCCCGAGCGAGGCGCGCACCACGTAGTCCCGCCCGAGGTACCCGGCGATCTTGCGGGCCTTGGCAGGACTTTCGACGATCACGAGGGTGGCCATGTGGACAGGGTAGACGCACCGACGCGCCGGACCACCCACGTCTCCGCGCTTCCATGACCGTCACATGGTGAATCACACGGCTCCCGGCGCAACCCCCCCCCGCTCCCGGGCAGTCACCCGCACCGGACGCCCCGTTAGACTGGACGTCCACCATCCGGCCGTCGTCCGCTTCCCTCCTGCGAGGTTTTCCCATGACCCAGCTTCAACCCGGTGAGAAACGCAACCTGTCCGAATTCATCTCGGGTTCCCGCCTGCGCGTCCAGGTCAGCCACGACCTCGCGCAGGGCGACGTGAGCGTCTTCGGCCTGAACCACGAACGCCAGCTCCGGGACGACCGGTACTTCGTGTTCTACAACCAGCTTCAGAGTCCGGCAGGCGAGGTGACGTTGCAACTCGATGGGTCCCTCGCCACCTTCGACCTGGATCTCGCGGCCCTGCCGCCAGGCATCGAGCGACTGGTCTTCGTGATCTCGCACGACCAGTCACCCATGAGCCGCCTGGGGCAGTTGCGACTCGCCCTCCAGGACCCACAGGGCGCCGAGCGGGCCACCGTCGTGCTGCGCGGCAGTCTCTTCACCGCCGAACGCGCCCTGATGATCGCCGAACTGTACCGGCATTCCGGCGAGTGGCGCGTGGGCAGTGTGGCGCAGGGCTTCCAGGGCGGCCTGGACTCGCTGCTCGGGTATTTCGGCGGTCAGGTGGCGGACCCGACGGTCGCGCCGCCCGCCGCCACGGTCCCACCGGCACCCGCCCCACCGCCGGTCACGCCGCCCTCCCCTGCCCCGCCAGCGCCCGCCCAGCCGGCACCGGTCCCCCCCGCACCAGCCGGCACGGGGCAGGGCACCAGTGTCGCGGATTTCCTGCGCGGCAGCGCCGAGCAGGACCGCCCGGGCCACGTGTTCGAACTGGAATCCAGCAAGATGCTCGAGGTGAAAGTCAACGGCCGCGTCTGGAGCAAGATCGGTGCGATGGTCGCCTACCGGGGTCGCCTGGAATTCCAGCGGGCCAGCACCCTGCGCGACCTGATGGGCGGCGTGCGCTCCGGGGGCGGCATGGGCGCGCTGCTGGGCGCCGCCATGCGCCTGGGCAGCGGCGAGATGGGCCCCCTGGTGAGCATCCAGGGGCAGGGCGTGTGCTACCTCGCCGACCAGGGCAAGGAAATCTCGATCATCCGTCTGTCGGGAGACACCCTGAACGTCAACGGCAAGGACCTGCTCGCCTTCGAGGACACCGTGACCCACGAGATCACCATGCAGCGCTCCGTGGCGGGCATGGTGGCCGGCGGCCTGTTCAGCGTGCAGGTGCGCGGGCACGGCCTCGTGGCGATCCTCAGTCACGGCCAGCCCCTGACGTTGCGGGTCACGCCGCAGGAACCCATCTTCACCGACCCCAACGCCACCATCGCCTGGAGTGAACACCTGCGCCCGGACCTGCGGGTCAGCCAGGACCTGAGGTCCATGCTCGGACGGGGCGGCGGCGAAACCCTCCAGATGGCGTTCCAGGGAGACGGGTTCGTGGTCGTGCAGCCCTACGAGGAAACGGCCGCCATGGAGCTGCCGACCCACTGATACGAACTCCGATTGAATGGCTGACAAAGCCGTTCAATCCGGGCGGATGCGACTCAGAGAGCTGCTCCGCAGAGAAGGAGCTGGGCGGGTTCCGGACGTGGAGTTGACAGATCGGTGGTGTTCCGATCTGTGCACGAAACAAACGGCAGTCCGTGTAAGGCGGGAGCGCCGCGCGGAGCCGCGCCGGGGCGAGGGTGGCGTTCATCTCGGGTCCGGGTCCGGCAGGTGCCGTGCACATGGGGAGGTCCTGTGGGGACGGGAGCGGGCGGTCCCGGTCAGGTGCCGCAGAAGGTGCGGTAACAGGCCGTCACCTCCGCGCGGGCCGGTTCGAGGTACGCCGCCTGTTCCGGCGTCTCGTCGTACGGCCGCTGAACAGCTGCCAGCAGCCGCCGGAACGGCCCGAGATCCCCGTGGTCGGACGCGGCCGCCAGCGCCTCCTCGACCCGGTGGTTGCGCGGAATGACCGCCGGGTTCACCCGGCGCATCCGCTCTGCCCGGTCCTTCCAGTCCACCGCCGCATTGCCCTCCCTTCCCGCCCGTACCCGCCAGCGGGCCAGCCAGGCGTCCGGCGCCTGCGGGTCGGTGAACAGCGCC
Encoded here:
- the topA gene encoding type I DNA topoisomerase, whose translation is MATLVIVESPAKARKIAGYLGRDYVVRASLGHVRDLPGSKGEIPERYRAEPWAALGVNPETFAPIYVVPAGKRATVKELQQLAARADRVLFASDMDREGEAISYHLSRLLKIDQPTRMVFTEITAEALQAALQRTRPLDLHLVAAQEARRVIDRLVGYGVSPLLWGSVGGGLSAGRVQSAALMLLSQREMARMRFRPATFWSIRADVLTRPKFTATVTQVRSSEHPQGLPVARAGDYTQDGVLKGGVRVLEMTDEQARALSAYLDGREASVTHVEVTETRSRPAPPFITSTLQQAGGRLNLSAKQVMDTAQRLYEGGYITYMRTDSPALSDEALTEARREATRLFGPAAVPAQPRQYATRNKNAQEAHEAIRPSGTTWRPPDTVGLGGDELAVYTLIYQRTVASQMNDAVFDRTVVTLTCGAATLSAQGRVLKEAGYLQLLQEEDEEKDDQRLPALQVGQQVPLKARPPEGKKTSAPTRYSEATLVQAMEKAGIGRPSTYAQTLATLQTRGYVRLTGRHLSVTAVGLLVATYLARQVPEVMRGDFTATMEAGLDDVAAGGTTRVAYLTRFWTQGLAPTIRRASRDAPSLPLPHLEATRLRATGSGPHLVRGGQSVPLPTEVIPAELDDAQADAVMQGTWVPRKPRPAREKRAADDGTSRKRKPAGPGGSRSRGDESGR
- a CDS encoding AIM24 family protein, whose protein sequence is MTQLQPGEKRNLSEFISGSRLRVQVSHDLAQGDVSVFGLNHERQLRDDRYFVFYNQLQSPAGEVTLQLDGSLATFDLDLAALPPGIERLVFVISHDQSPMSRLGQLRLALQDPQGAERATVVLRGSLFTAERALMIAELYRHSGEWRVGSVAQGFQGGLDSLLGYFGGQVADPTVAPPAATVPPAPAPPPVTPPSPAPPAPAQPAPVPPAPAGTGQGTSVADFLRGSAEQDRPGHVFELESSKMLEVKVNGRVWSKIGAMVAYRGRLEFQRASTLRDLMGGVRSGGGMGALLGAAMRLGSGEMGPLVSIQGQGVCYLADQGKEISIIRLSGDTLNVNGKDLLAFEDTVTHEITMQRSVAGMVAGGLFSVQVRGHGLVAILSHGQPLTLRVTPQEPIFTDPNATIAWSEHLRPDLRVSQDLRSMLGRGGGETLQMAFQGDGFVVVQPYEETAAMELPTH